One Nocardia iowensis DNA window includes the following coding sequences:
- a CDS encoding FtsB family cell division protein, translating into MTERRARGSSPAGRGDRRTSRSARSRPKAGSDTETAARPAAVKRTARRRSDDKKAGPQKIGLRAEHGTDRHERTILGLSTGKAVVLAIVVCALALTLAVPMRTYFTQRAEAAQLAQQRQELESDLARLRDRRAQQQDPAYIRSEARDRLRLVLPGETPYIVQVPGIEAPAAPTAATKSREPDPWYTELWRSISEPQPDPAADRTPAPGPPPAAPPPGPEGPR; encoded by the coding sequence ATGACGGAGCGACGTGCGCGTGGATCCAGTCCAGCCGGGCGTGGGGACCGCCGCACGTCGCGTTCCGCCAGATCGCGGCCCAAGGCCGGATCCGATACGGAGACCGCGGCCCGGCCTGCCGCGGTAAAGCGCACCGCGCGCAGGCGGTCCGACGACAAGAAGGCTGGGCCGCAGAAGATCGGGCTGCGCGCCGAACACGGCACGGACAGACACGAGCGCACCATCCTCGGCCTGTCCACCGGCAAGGCGGTGGTCCTCGCCATCGTCGTGTGCGCGCTCGCGCTCACGCTGGCCGTGCCGATGCGCACGTACTTCACCCAGCGGGCCGAGGCGGCGCAGTTGGCGCAGCAGCGGCAGGAACTGGAGTCCGATCTCGCGCGGTTGCGGGATCGCCGTGCGCAGCAACAGGATCCGGCCTACATCAGGTCCGAGGCGCGGGACCGGCTGCGGCTGGTGCTGCCCGGCGAGACCCCCTACATCGTGCAGGTGCCCGGCATCGAGGCACCCGCCGCACCGACCGCCGCGACCAAGTCCAGGGAACCCGACCCCTGGTACACCGAGCTGTGGCGCAGCATCTCCGAACCCCAACCAGACCCCGCGGCCGACCGGACACCAGCACCTGGTCCGCCGCCGGCCGCACCGCCGCCAGGACCGGAAGGACCCAGGTGA
- a CDS encoding ABC transporter permease has translation MIPFARLLVRRIALLIALLATVFVVVDLLPGSTARAVLGRDATPERVAAKERELGLDRPLPERFWSWISGVLTGDFGSTARGRSINELLADKFPPTLLLGGLALVVTVVVSLVLGAWWAARQSLAPGVGVGPGAVTAGVVPARRGADTLRRSTAVIRQSTVRILQPATTVAAAIPEFVVATLLILVFALAAGWLPAVTITDRSGFPASPDMLILPVLALAIPQIGWNTRVVRAALVDAAQAPHVESTVLDGISARTVLVRHVLPFALPTIVASFATTVGMVLGGSLVVETIFNYPGLGAVLAGSVADRDVSVVASVVALSGAVIMCVLAVADGIRAWSLRGHG, from the coding sequence GTGATCCCGTTCGCGCGCCTACTCGTCCGGCGCATCGCCCTGCTGATTGCCTTGCTGGCAACGGTCTTCGTGGTCGTGGATTTGTTGCCGGGCAGTACGGCACGGGCGGTGCTCGGGCGGGACGCGACCCCGGAGCGGGTCGCGGCGAAGGAGCGCGAACTGGGGCTGGATCGTCCACTGCCGGAACGCTTTTGGAGCTGGATCTCCGGTGTGCTGACCGGCGATTTCGGTAGCACGGCGCGCGGGCGTTCGATCAATGAGTTGCTTGCCGACAAGTTTCCGCCGACGCTGCTGCTCGGCGGGCTCGCCCTGGTGGTGACGGTAGTGGTGTCGCTGGTGCTCGGTGCTTGGTGGGCGGCGCGACAGAGCCTCGCGCCGGGAGTGGGTGTCGGGCCTGGCGCGGTGACCGCGGGCGTCGTTCCCGCTCGGCGCGGTGCCGACACGCTTCGGAGGTCGACGGCGGTCATCCGGCAGAGCACGGTGCGAATCCTGCAACCCGCGACGACCGTCGCCGCGGCGATACCCGAATTCGTGGTCGCGACGCTGTTGATTCTGGTGTTCGCGCTCGCCGCGGGCTGGCTACCCGCCGTCACGATCACCGACCGCTCCGGCTTTCCGGCGAGTCCCGACATGCTGATACTTCCCGTGCTGGCGCTGGCGATCCCGCAGATCGGGTGGAATACCCGGGTGGTGCGCGCCGCGCTGGTCGACGCCGCGCAGGCACCGCACGTGGAAAGCACGGTGCTGGACGGTATTTCGGCCCGCACCGTGCTGGTCCGGCATGTGCTGCCCTTCGCGCTGCCCACGATCGTCGCGAGTTTCGCGACCACCGTCGGCATGGTGCTGGGCGGTTCGCTGGTGGTGGAGACCATCTTCAACTACCCGGGCCTTGGTGCGGTGCTCGCCGGTTCGGTGGCGGATCGCGACGTGTCGGTGGTCGCCTCGGTGGTCGCGCTGTCCGGCGCGGTCATCATGTGCGTGCTCGCGGTCGCCGACGGAATCCGCGCTTGGTCATTACGGGGGCACGGATGA
- a CDS encoding ABC transporter permease: MKRLRIRGMLPADGAPGVDTVAAEVDGAPGDVVDGQRRNRRRVHRLRVLTVLPAVVVTLLAVLGPALAPHAAETPIGIPFGDAGTDAWFGTDRLGRDVLSQLLYGGWGLLLLAAVIALAVTALSCVLGAVAALRPRIGTLIERATDFAMLLPAVLGILLVLTSWPDAGAYGLLVVALLFGTPYCARVFAAAAAGVAASGYVEAAQASGETLPHLVFREVIPNLREVITAQLGLRFVAAVYLVSTASFLQLPTTLGASNWAVMVRENSSGMLLNPWAVLAPSLAIAVVAVSVNLAVTAFGRGESR, translated from the coding sequence ATGAAACGACTACGTATCCGCGGAATGCTTCCCGCCGATGGTGCGCCGGGGGTGGACACCGTCGCAGCCGAGGTCGACGGCGCCCCAGGCGACGTGGTCGATGGACAGCGGAGGAATCGCCGTCGCGTGCACCGCCTGCGGGTGTTGACAGTGCTGCCCGCCGTGGTGGTGACGCTGCTCGCCGTGCTCGGCCCCGCACTGGCCCCGCACGCGGCCGAGACCCCGATCGGAATTCCGTTCGGCGACGCCGGGACCGATGCCTGGTTCGGTACTGACCGGCTCGGCCGTGACGTCCTGAGTCAATTGCTGTACGGCGGTTGGGGTCTGCTGCTGCTGGCCGCGGTGATCGCGCTAGCGGTGACGGCGCTGTCCTGTGTGCTCGGCGCGGTCGCCGCGCTGCGGCCCCGCATCGGCACGCTGATCGAACGCGCGACCGACTTCGCCATGCTGCTTCCGGCCGTTCTCGGCATCCTGCTGGTGCTGACCTCGTGGCCGGACGCGGGCGCGTACGGCTTGCTCGTTGTCGCGCTGCTCTTCGGCACGCCGTACTGTGCACGGGTTTTCGCCGCCGCCGCGGCGGGTGTCGCGGCGTCCGGGTACGTCGAGGCGGCCCAGGCCAGCGGTGAAACGCTGCCGCACTTGGTCTTCCGTGAAGTGATCCCGAACCTGCGCGAGGTGATCACCGCTCAGCTCGGGCTGCGTTTCGTGGCCGCCGTCTACCTGGTCAGCACGGCGTCGTTCCTGCAACTGCCGACCACCCTCGGCGCGAGCAACTGGGCAGTCATGGTGCGCGAGAACTCCTCCGGGATGCTGCTCAATCCCTGGGCGGTGCTCGCGCCGAGCCTGGCGATCGCGGTTGTCGCGGTGAGCGTCAACCTCGCCGTGACGGCCTTCGGACGAGGGGAGTCGCGGTGA
- a CDS encoding ABC transporter ATP-binding protein: MSDPVLDVQRAAKAPRGVAGGHCDEANNPARELGSARSAASVPVVVEELSVRGSAGQELFEPTSFQIAAGSISALTGPSGSGKTTLMRALLGQLPSGAARRTGSVSVAGHDVFALDPVARQHFRRTHVAYVGQDPGSALNPLMRVHGLLHEVAGHASRDTVIETLELVGLSAEHLRRRSGELSGGQQRRVALARALIRRTGVLILDEPLAGLHGSLRTDIARLLTEIAVERATAILLSGHDTATVHAIADNVIELGAGSAALLAANRPIVERDSTSDLLGESSSGGHRTTAARTTDDGLADTTGTSVPGSVAQVTEPFLLRAKGIGTAIAEREVLAGVDLELAPGSALAVVGASGAGKTTLARVIAGLHRAATGTLELRGTSVPVTTGRRTAHGRNGIQLVTQNPRSALNPRRTVAQTLGRPLRRIGKVPRRQLGQRVAELLASVELAPELAARYPHELSGGQRQRVALARALAAEPAVLICDEITSALDHATAASIMTLLDRIRADRRMGLLVISHDMGVVAAHCPRLVVLDHGRIVESGDTSAILAAPTHPATRALLG; encoded by the coding sequence GTGAGTGACCCCGTGCTCGATGTGCAAAGGGCGGCCAAGGCCCCGCGTGGCGTCGCTGGCGGACACTGCGACGAGGCGAACAACCCCGCGCGGGAACTCGGTAGCGCTCGGTCTGCCGCGAGCGTGCCGGTGGTAGTCGAGGAGTTGTCGGTGCGTGGGTCCGCCGGGCAGGAGTTGTTCGAGCCCACCAGTTTTCAGATCGCCGCAGGCAGTATTTCCGCGCTCACCGGACCGTCCGGATCGGGTAAGACAACGCTCATGCGGGCACTGCTCGGACAACTGCCGTCCGGTGCCGCCCGCCGCACCGGCTCGGTGTCGGTCGCGGGCCACGATGTGTTCGCGCTGGATCCCGTTGCCCGGCAGCACTTCCGGCGCACTCACGTCGCTTACGTAGGGCAAGACCCCGGGTCGGCGCTCAACCCCTTGATGCGGGTGCACGGCCTGCTGCACGAGGTCGCCGGGCACGCCTCGCGTGACACCGTCATCGAGACATTGGAACTGGTCGGCCTCTCGGCGGAACATCTGCGCCGCAGATCCGGCGAACTCTCCGGCGGCCAGCAGCGCCGAGTCGCCTTGGCCCGCGCCCTGATCCGCCGCACCGGCGTCCTGATCCTCGACGAGCCGCTGGCGGGCCTGCACGGCTCCCTGCGCACCGACATCGCGCGCCTGCTGACCGAGATCGCCGTCGAGCGCGCCACCGCCATCCTGCTCTCCGGCCACGACACCGCCACCGTGCACGCCATCGCGGACAACGTGATCGAGCTTGGTGCCGGGTCGGCGGCGCTGCTGGCGGCGAACCGCCCGATCGTCGAGCGCGATAGCACGAGCGATCTGCTGGGCGAGAGCTCGTCGGGTGGGCACCGCACGACGGCTGCGCGCACCACGGACGACGGGTTAGCTGACACTACGGGTACCTCAGTGCCCGGCTCGGTAGCACAGGTTACTGAACCATTTCTGCTGCGCGCCAAGGGAATCGGTACCGCGATTGCCGAACGTGAGGTGTTGGCGGGGGTTGATTTGGAATTGGCACCAGGCTCAGCGCTCGCGGTGGTCGGTGCGTCAGGCGCAGGCAAAACGACACTGGCCAGGGTGATCGCGGGTCTGCATCGCGCTGCGACGGGAACACTCGAGCTGCGCGGAACCTCGGTACCGGTCACCACCGGCAGACGAACCGCCCATGGCCGCAACGGCATTCAGCTGGTCACCCAGAACCCGCGGTCCGCGCTCAATCCACGGCGCACCGTCGCGCAGACCCTCGGACGCCCGCTACGCCGCATCGGCAAGGTGCCGAGACGCCAACTGGGGCAACGGGTCGCCGAACTACTCGCCTCGGTAGAGCTGGCCCCCGAATTGGCCGCCCGCTATCCGCACGAGCTGTCCGGCGGGCAGCGACAGCGTGTCGCACTGGCTCGCGCCCTCGCCGCGGAACCCGCCGTCCTCATTTGCGATGAGATCACCTCCGCCTTGGACCACGCGACCGCCGCCTCGATCATGACCCTGCTGGATCGGATTCGCGCGGACCGCCGGATGGGCCTGCTGGTGATCAGCCACGACATGGGCGTCGTCGCCGCGCATTGCCCGCGCCTGGTGGTCCTCGACCACGGCCGAATCGTCGAATCCGGCGATACCAGCGCCATCCTCGCCGCCCCCACCCATCCGGCCACCCGCGCACTGCTCGGCTGA
- the eno gene encoding phosphopyruvate hydratase has product MAIIEQVGAREILDSRGNPTVEVEIALDDGTLTRAAVPSGASTGEHEAVELRDGGDRYGGKGVQKAVEGVLDEIAPAVIGLDAVEQRTVDQVLLDLDGTPDKSRLGANALLGVSLAVARAAAESSGLELFRYLGGPNAHVLPVPMMNILNGGAHADTSVDVQEFMVAPIGAPTFKEALRWGAEVYHALKAELKSKGLATGLGDEGGFAPDVAGTREALDLISTAIGKTGLKLGSDVALALDVAATEFYTTGSGYKFEGSVRSAAEMTQFYAELLAAYPLVSIEDPLSEDDWDGWVSLTDEIGEKIQIVGDDLFVTNPERLEEGIAKGAANALLVKVNQIGTLTETLDAVELAHRNGYKTMMSHRSGETEDTTIADLAVAVGSGQIKTGAPARSERVAKYNQLLRIEDALGDSARYAGDVAFPRFAFEG; this is encoded by the coding sequence GTGGCCATCATCGAACAGGTCGGAGCTCGTGAGATCCTGGATTCTCGCGGAAACCCCACTGTCGAGGTCGAGATCGCCCTCGACGACGGCACCCTGACCCGGGCGGCCGTGCCGTCCGGCGCGTCCACCGGCGAGCACGAGGCAGTAGAGCTGCGTGACGGCGGCGACCGCTACGGCGGCAAGGGCGTGCAGAAGGCCGTCGAGGGTGTCCTCGACGAGATCGCACCGGCCGTCATCGGCCTGGACGCGGTCGAGCAGCGCACCGTCGACCAGGTGCTGCTGGATCTGGACGGCACCCCGGACAAGTCCCGTCTCGGCGCGAACGCCCTGCTCGGCGTCTCGCTTGCGGTGGCCCGCGCCGCCGCCGAGTCCTCGGGCCTGGAGCTGTTCCGCTACCTCGGTGGGCCGAACGCGCACGTGCTTCCGGTGCCGATGATGAACATCCTCAATGGTGGCGCGCACGCCGACACCAGCGTGGACGTTCAGGAATTCATGGTCGCCCCGATCGGCGCGCCCACCTTCAAGGAGGCGCTGCGCTGGGGTGCCGAGGTGTACCACGCGCTCAAGGCGGAGCTGAAGTCGAAGGGCCTGGCCACCGGCCTCGGCGACGAGGGCGGGTTCGCCCCCGACGTGGCCGGCACCCGTGAGGCGCTCGACCTGATCAGCACGGCCATCGGCAAGACCGGTCTGAAGCTGGGCAGCGACGTCGCGCTCGCGCTCGATGTCGCGGCCACCGAGTTCTACACCACCGGCAGCGGCTACAAGTTCGAAGGCAGTGTCCGCAGTGCCGCCGAGATGACCCAGTTCTACGCCGAGCTGCTCGCCGCCTACCCACTGGTCTCCATCGAAGACCCGCTGTCCGAGGACGACTGGGACGGCTGGGTCTCGCTCACCGACGAGATCGGCGAGAAGATCCAGATCGTCGGCGACGACCTGTTCGTCACCAATCCGGAGCGGTTGGAAGAGGGCATCGCCAAGGGCGCCGCGAACGCGCTGCTGGTGAAGGTGAACCAGATCGGCACGCTCACCGAGACGCTGGATGCGGTGGAACTCGCGCACCGCAACGGCTACAAGACGATGATGAGCCACCGGTCCGGCGAGACCGAGGACACCACCATCGCCGATCTCGCGGTCGCGGTCGGCAGCGGCCAGATCAAGACGGGTGCGCCGGCGCGCAGCGAGCGGGTTGCCAAGTACAACCAGCTGCTGCGCATCGAGGACGCACTCGGTGACTCCGCGCGGTACGCAGGCGACGTCGCGTTCCCGCGCTTCGCATTCGAGGGTTAG
- a CDS encoding lytic transglycosylase domain-containing protein: MIGGVLLKKTGALVAVLVTLVLAGCGIDSDLTPIPEGIPPGPGTPLPLIDLDGPGRTALQLRGWAEEQADRMAIPSVALEAYGYAAAVLVRSRPGCGIAWTTIAGIASVESKHGTHRGSRIDADGVVRPPIIGIPLDGAPGVALVKDTDGGALDGDPVFDRAIGPLQFIPETWQRWGVDANGDGVADPQNIDDAALTAARYLCASGGDLTSEHGWQRALLTYNQSTRYLHTVRDRAAAYSVGRRV, encoded by the coding sequence ATGATAGGTGGAGTGCTCTTGAAGAAGACCGGCGCTTTGGTCGCCGTCCTGGTGACCCTCGTGCTCGCCGGGTGTGGGATCGACAGTGATCTCACCCCGATTCCCGAGGGCATTCCGCCCGGCCCCGGCACGCCGCTGCCGCTGATCGACCTGGACGGCCCCGGCCGCACCGCGCTCCAGTTGCGCGGGTGGGCCGAGGAACAGGCGGATCGCATGGCGATTCCGTCGGTCGCGCTGGAGGCGTACGGCTACGCGGCGGCGGTGCTGGTGCGGTCCAGGCCGGGCTGCGGCATCGCCTGGACGACGATCGCGGGGATCGCGAGCGTGGAGAGCAAGCACGGCACCCATCGCGGCTCGCGCATCGATGCGGACGGCGTGGTTCGCCCGCCGATCATCGGCATCCCGCTCGACGGTGCCCCTGGCGTCGCCCTGGTCAAGGACACCGACGGCGGCGCGCTCGACGGTGACCCGGTGTTCGACCGGGCGATCGGTCCGCTCCAGTTCATCCCGGAAACCTGGCAGCGCTGGGGTGTCGACGCCAATGGCGACGGCGTCGCCGACCCGCAGAACATCGATGACGCGGCGCTCACCGCGGCCCGCTACCTGTGCGCCAGTGGCGGCGACCTGACCTCCGAACACGGCTGGCAGCGGGCGCTGCTCACCTACAACCAGTCCACCAGGTACCTGCACACCGTGCGCGACCGCGCCGCGGCCTACAGCGTCGGGCGGCGGGTGTGA
- a CDS encoding DUF501 domain-containing protein: MTPNDQDLAIIAKQLGREPRGVLAVAYRTPDGTPAVVKTAPRLPDGTPFPTLYYLTDPRLTAEASRQESAGVMREMTERLGSDPELAAAYRAAHESYLAERDEIESLGTDFTGGGMPERVKCLHVLIAHALAKGPGVNPFGDEAVALAADNGLRGTAIPADWPKYERVGVREDIGVGENGAQS; the protein is encoded by the coding sequence GTGACACCGAACGACCAGGATCTCGCGATCATCGCCAAGCAGCTCGGCCGCGAACCACGCGGCGTGCTGGCCGTCGCCTATCGCACCCCGGACGGGACCCCGGCCGTCGTGAAAACCGCGCCCCGACTGCCCGACGGCACCCCGTTTCCCACCCTGTACTACCTGACCGACCCGCGGCTCACCGCCGAAGCGAGCAGGCAGGAATCCGCGGGCGTGATGCGCGAGATGACCGAACGGCTCGGCAGCGACCCGGAATTGGCCGCCGCCTACCGTGCCGCGCACGAAAGCTATCTGGCCGAGCGCGATGAAATCGAGTCGCTCGGTACCGATTTCACCGGCGGCGGGATGCCGGAGCGGGTCAAGTGCCTGCACGTGCTGATCGCGCATGCGCTGGCCAAGGGGCCGGGGGTGAACCCCTTCGGTGACGAGGCGGTGGCACTGGCCGCCGATAACGGCTTGCGCGGCACCGCGATTCCGGCCGACTGGCCGAAATACGAGCGGGTCGGCGTTCGCGAAGACATCGGCGTCGGAGAAAACGGAGCACAGTCATGA